One Euphorbia lathyris chromosome 1, ddEupLath1.1, whole genome shotgun sequence DNA segment encodes these proteins:
- the LOC136210637 gene encoding putative pentatricopeptide repeat-containing protein At5g13230, mitochondrial isoform X1, protein MFRLFSRRSTTFALAKQYKSFKWRCLRQHGFSAQAARLTLQLGISLPEFDPYAYGAMIRNCIQAGDFIVGKAIHCQILKRGNCLDLFAYNILLDFYVKSDTLSDARKLFDEIPERNTISFVTLVQGYAQSSQLDEAVDLFSRLHREGHELNPFVFTTIFKLLVGLELAELGCIHACIFKLGHDSNAFVGTALIDAYSVCGYVESSRQVFDAITCKDMVSWTGIVASYAENDRFEDSLQLFSKMRMAGFAPNHFTFAGVLKACVGLESFKVGKGLHGCILKTRYELDLYVGVGLLDLYTKSGDYCDALQAFEEMPKDDVIPWSFMVARYAQNSESNLALEMFFKMRRAYVIPNQFTFASVLQACATMESLDLGKQMHSHVVKVGLNTNVFVLNALTDVYSKCGRMETAMELFVELPNRNEVTWNTIIVGYVQSDDKEKALSLFKDMLECQVQPTEVTYSSILCASASLAAMELGIQIHSLLVKTNYDKDTVAGNALIDMYAKCGCIKEALSVFDMLGERNEVSWNTMISGYSMHGLGKEALNFFQMMQETKCKPNKVTFVGVLSACSSAGLLDTGQTYFKSMVQDYGIEPCMEHYTCMVWLLGRSGHLDKAVKLIEEIPFEPSVMVWRALLGACVIHNNVDLGRISAERVLEIDPQDEASHVLLSNIYATAGEWKNVASVRKAMKNKGVRKEPGLSWIENQGSVHYFSVGDTSHPDMKLICGMLEWLKMKTMKAGYVPDIKAVLVDVEDDDKKRRLWLHSERLALAFGLIRTPPSSHIRIMKNLRICSDCHSAIKLVSKIVGRVIIIRDMNRFHQFENGICSCGDYW, encoded by the coding sequence ATGTTCAGATTGTTCTCTAGAAGATCCACAACATTTGCACTTGCAAAGCAATATAAAAGCTTCAAATGGAGATGTCTACGGCAACATGGATTCTCGGCCCAAGCTGCCCGGTTGACCCTGCAACTAGGCATTTCTCTTCCAGAGTTCGATCCTTATGCTTATGGTGCTATGATTCGAAACTGTATCCAAGCCGGTGATTTTATTGTCGGGAAGGCTATTCATTGTCAGATACTAAAGAGGGGAAATTGCTTAGATTTATTTGCTTACAACATTCTTTTAGATTTTTATGTCAAGTCAGATACATTGTCAGATGCGAGGAAGTTATTTGATGAAATTCCTGAGAGAAATACGATATCGTTTGTGACTCTGGTTCAGGGTTATGCGCAGTCATCTCAGTTAGACGAGGCTGTTGATTTATTTTCTAGGTTACATAGAGAAGGTCATGAGCTGAACCCTTTTGTATTCACTACAATTTTCAAGTTGCTAGTTGGTCTGGAGTTGGCAGAATTGGGTTGTATTCATGCTTGCATCTTTAAGCTTGGTCATGACTCAAATGCCTTTGTTGGGACTGCTCTAATTGATGCCTACTCTGTTTGTGGTTATGTTGAATCTTCAAGACAAGTTTTTGATGCAATTACTTGCAAGGACATGGTTTCTTGGACTGGGATAGTAGCTTCCTATGCTGAGAATGATCGTTTCGAAGACTCTTTGCAACTTTTCTCAAAGATGAGAATGGCTGGTTTTGCTCCTAACCATTTTACCTTTGCTGGAGTGCTCAAAGCTTGTGTTGGACTAGAGTCCTTTAAAGTGGGAAAAGGTTTACATGGTTGCATTTTAAAAACTCGTTATGAGCTGGATCTTTATGTGGGTGTTGGCTTGCTTGACTTGTACACAAAGTCAGGAGATTACTGTGATGCTCTACAGGCTTTTGAGGAGATGCCCAAAGATGATGTGATTCCTTGGAGTTTCATGGTTGCACGATATGCTCAGAACAGCGAAAGCAACCTGGCTTTGGAGATGTTTTTCAAGATGAGGCGAGCTTATGTCATCCCTAATCAGTTTACATTTGCTAGTGTGCTGCAAGCATGTGCAACTATGGAAAGCTTGGACTTGGGGAAACAAATGCATTCCCATGTAGTCAAGGTTGGTTTAAACACAAATGTGTTCGTTTTAAATGCTCTAACGGATGTATATTCTAAATGTGGAAGGATGGAAACTGCCATGGAACTCTTTGTGGAATTGCCAAATAGAAACGAGGTAACTTGGAACACAATTATTGTTGGCTATGTGCAGTCTGATGATAAAGAAAAGGCCTTAAGTTTGTTCAAAGACATGCTTGAATGTCAAGTTCAGCCTACTGAAGTAACATATTCAAGCATTTTGTGTGCTTCTGCTAGTTTAGCAGCCATGGAGTTAGGTATTCAGATCCATTCATTGTTGGTGAAAACCAATTATGACAAGGATACGGTGGCTGGTAATGCTTTAATTGATATGTATGCCAAGTGCGGATGCATTAAAGAGGCACTTTCAGTGTTTGACATGCTCGGTGAACGGAATGAAGTTTCTTGGAATACTATGATCTCCGGATATTCCATGCACGGTTTAGGCAAGGAAGCTCTAAATTTTTTTCAAATGATGCAGGAAACAAAGTGTAAACCAAACAAAGTAACCTTCGTTGGTGTCTTATCAGCATGTAGCAGTGCAGGTTTGTTAGATACAGGACAAACTTATTTCAAATCAATGGTACAGGACTATGGCATTGAGCCATGCATGGAGCACTATACATGTATGGTCTGGCTATTAGGGAGGTCAGGTCATCTCGATAAGGCAGTAAAGTTGATAGAAGAAATCCCATTCGAGCCAAGTGTTATGGTCTGGCGTGCATTACTTGGGGCTTGTGTTATCCATAACAATGTTGATCTGGGAAGAATATCTGCAGAACGTGTTCTTGAGATTGACCCTCAAGACGAGGCATCCCATGTGTTGTTGTCGAACATATATGCCACAGCAGGGGAGTGGAAAAATGTAGCTTCTGTTAGGAAAGCCATGAAAAACAAAGGGGTAAGGAAAGAACCGGGCTTGAGTTGGATTGAGAACCAAGGCAGTGTTCACTATTTCTCTGTGGGGGACACTTCTCATCCTGACATGAAATTGATTTGTGGAATGCTTGAGTGGTTGAAGATGAAAACCATGAAAGCAGGCTATGTTCCTGATATTAAGGCTGTTTTGGTTGATGTGGaagatgatgataagaagcggcGGTTGTGGTTACACAGTGAAAGGCTAGCTTTAGCTTTTGGTTTAATCAGGACGCCTCCTAGCAGTCATATTCGCATTATGAAAAATCTGCGGATATGTTCAGATTGCCATTCTGCAATAAAATTAGTATCAAAGATCGTGGGGCGGGTAATAATCATCAGAGATATGAATCGGTTCCATCAGTTTGAGAATGGAATTTGCTCTTGTGGTGACTATTGGTGA
- the LOC136210637 gene encoding putative pentatricopeptide repeat-containing protein At5g13230, mitochondrial isoform X2 — MIRNCIQAGDFIVGKAIHCQILKRGNCLDLFAYNILLDFYVKSDTLSDARKLFDEIPERNTISFVTLVQGYAQSSQLDEAVDLFSRLHREGHELNPFVFTTIFKLLVGLELAELGCIHACIFKLGHDSNAFVGTALIDAYSVCGYVESSRQVFDAITCKDMVSWTGIVASYAENDRFEDSLQLFSKMRMAGFAPNHFTFAGVLKACVGLESFKVGKGLHGCILKTRYELDLYVGVGLLDLYTKSGDYCDALQAFEEMPKDDVIPWSFMVARYAQNSESNLALEMFFKMRRAYVIPNQFTFASVLQACATMESLDLGKQMHSHVVKVGLNTNVFVLNALTDVYSKCGRMETAMELFVELPNRNEVTWNTIIVGYVQSDDKEKALSLFKDMLECQVQPTEVTYSSILCASASLAAMELGIQIHSLLVKTNYDKDTVAGNALIDMYAKCGCIKEALSVFDMLGERNEVSWNTMISGYSMHGLGKEALNFFQMMQETKCKPNKVTFVGVLSACSSAGLLDTGQTYFKSMVQDYGIEPCMEHYTCMVWLLGRSGHLDKAVKLIEEIPFEPSVMVWRALLGACVIHNNVDLGRISAERVLEIDPQDEASHVLLSNIYATAGEWKNVASVRKAMKNKGVRKEPGLSWIENQGSVHYFSVGDTSHPDMKLICGMLEWLKMKTMKAGYVPDIKAVLVDVEDDDKKRRLWLHSERLALAFGLIRTPPSSHIRIMKNLRICSDCHSAIKLVSKIVGRVIIIRDMNRFHQFENGICSCGDYW; from the coding sequence ATGATTCGAAACTGTATCCAAGCCGGTGATTTTATTGTCGGGAAGGCTATTCATTGTCAGATACTAAAGAGGGGAAATTGCTTAGATTTATTTGCTTACAACATTCTTTTAGATTTTTATGTCAAGTCAGATACATTGTCAGATGCGAGGAAGTTATTTGATGAAATTCCTGAGAGAAATACGATATCGTTTGTGACTCTGGTTCAGGGTTATGCGCAGTCATCTCAGTTAGACGAGGCTGTTGATTTATTTTCTAGGTTACATAGAGAAGGTCATGAGCTGAACCCTTTTGTATTCACTACAATTTTCAAGTTGCTAGTTGGTCTGGAGTTGGCAGAATTGGGTTGTATTCATGCTTGCATCTTTAAGCTTGGTCATGACTCAAATGCCTTTGTTGGGACTGCTCTAATTGATGCCTACTCTGTTTGTGGTTATGTTGAATCTTCAAGACAAGTTTTTGATGCAATTACTTGCAAGGACATGGTTTCTTGGACTGGGATAGTAGCTTCCTATGCTGAGAATGATCGTTTCGAAGACTCTTTGCAACTTTTCTCAAAGATGAGAATGGCTGGTTTTGCTCCTAACCATTTTACCTTTGCTGGAGTGCTCAAAGCTTGTGTTGGACTAGAGTCCTTTAAAGTGGGAAAAGGTTTACATGGTTGCATTTTAAAAACTCGTTATGAGCTGGATCTTTATGTGGGTGTTGGCTTGCTTGACTTGTACACAAAGTCAGGAGATTACTGTGATGCTCTACAGGCTTTTGAGGAGATGCCCAAAGATGATGTGATTCCTTGGAGTTTCATGGTTGCACGATATGCTCAGAACAGCGAAAGCAACCTGGCTTTGGAGATGTTTTTCAAGATGAGGCGAGCTTATGTCATCCCTAATCAGTTTACATTTGCTAGTGTGCTGCAAGCATGTGCAACTATGGAAAGCTTGGACTTGGGGAAACAAATGCATTCCCATGTAGTCAAGGTTGGTTTAAACACAAATGTGTTCGTTTTAAATGCTCTAACGGATGTATATTCTAAATGTGGAAGGATGGAAACTGCCATGGAACTCTTTGTGGAATTGCCAAATAGAAACGAGGTAACTTGGAACACAATTATTGTTGGCTATGTGCAGTCTGATGATAAAGAAAAGGCCTTAAGTTTGTTCAAAGACATGCTTGAATGTCAAGTTCAGCCTACTGAAGTAACATATTCAAGCATTTTGTGTGCTTCTGCTAGTTTAGCAGCCATGGAGTTAGGTATTCAGATCCATTCATTGTTGGTGAAAACCAATTATGACAAGGATACGGTGGCTGGTAATGCTTTAATTGATATGTATGCCAAGTGCGGATGCATTAAAGAGGCACTTTCAGTGTTTGACATGCTCGGTGAACGGAATGAAGTTTCTTGGAATACTATGATCTCCGGATATTCCATGCACGGTTTAGGCAAGGAAGCTCTAAATTTTTTTCAAATGATGCAGGAAACAAAGTGTAAACCAAACAAAGTAACCTTCGTTGGTGTCTTATCAGCATGTAGCAGTGCAGGTTTGTTAGATACAGGACAAACTTATTTCAAATCAATGGTACAGGACTATGGCATTGAGCCATGCATGGAGCACTATACATGTATGGTCTGGCTATTAGGGAGGTCAGGTCATCTCGATAAGGCAGTAAAGTTGATAGAAGAAATCCCATTCGAGCCAAGTGTTATGGTCTGGCGTGCATTACTTGGGGCTTGTGTTATCCATAACAATGTTGATCTGGGAAGAATATCTGCAGAACGTGTTCTTGAGATTGACCCTCAAGACGAGGCATCCCATGTGTTGTTGTCGAACATATATGCCACAGCAGGGGAGTGGAAAAATGTAGCTTCTGTTAGGAAAGCCATGAAAAACAAAGGGGTAAGGAAAGAACCGGGCTTGAGTTGGATTGAGAACCAAGGCAGTGTTCACTATTTCTCTGTGGGGGACACTTCTCATCCTGACATGAAATTGATTTGTGGAATGCTTGAGTGGTTGAAGATGAAAACCATGAAAGCAGGCTATGTTCCTGATATTAAGGCTGTTTTGGTTGATGTGGaagatgatgataagaagcggcGGTTGTGGTTACACAGTGAAAGGCTAGCTTTAGCTTTTGGTTTAATCAGGACGCCTCCTAGCAGTCATATTCGCATTATGAAAAATCTGCGGATATGTTCAGATTGCCATTCTGCAATAAAATTAGTATCAAAGATCGTGGGGCGGGTAATAATCATCAGAGATATGAATCGGTTCCATCAGTTTGAGAATGGAATTTGCTCTTGTGGTGACTATTGGTGA